TTTAATTTGGATTTATGTGTCTGCAATCccctaaataatttcttttgcatCTCAGTTCATGACCATACAAGAAGTCTACTTTAAATTCTTTGGATGCAACTAAGATTGCAATTGTTCTTATACTTTTTCAGGCTTTGGATTGGCAGATATCCATGCAGTCAGATATTCATGGACTTTACTGGTGTTTCTGAGCCAGTTTTCAGAACAGGCACCATATATCTTATATATTGATGATGAATAATAGAGATATACAGATCTGTTTTCACTTGGAAGAAGGTCTATGGttaaaaacagcaaaatttgCTTTACGTAACAGACCAAGAATTAAATTCAGGCTCTTTTCCGTATGCTAACAGCAATAACACATAGAAGATTCACTCACTGGCTCATATATCAAGACACATTGTCTCAATTGTTTGTGCCTTTCACAAGATGGCCTTGAAATAGAACTCCAATTctgatgttttcagaaaaaataaaaaaaaagatgaaaaatcctattcataaataatattaaaagtaTTTGGAGAGCCAAGCAGAAAATccagcatttaattttaaaataaagctagaaTTTAAAGGAAGATAAACCAAAAAGGTTTacacttaaattttatttagcaTTCCCATTCATGTAGTATTTGCTCAGTGATAACATTTATGAGTTAAACTGTATTCCAATATTagtgaaagaatgttttttttttgtcttgcagaagAAACACTCAAAGGTCAGCAACTGTAATTCAAGGTCAAAAGTTCTCCTGACTCTTCTTCTCTTCATATAGGAGCTGGTTTAAAACACTGCTCTGTTTGAGAGCTTTTAAGTTGGCTATATCTTCACTTACAACAGGGATATCTTCACTTTGATCCTCAGTTACCAGATCTTCACTGTCTGAGAGCGTACACAGGAGTGTATCATTTTCATAGGTAGGAAAATAATACCTGAAAGCAACAAGGCATAATTACTAGATAGTCACATATTTTGTTTGAAAGAGGCAGAGCGTATTTTATgagattagattttaaaaaaggaaaaatgagaaagtCTGGTTGTCTGGAATGAGAGTAAAAAAGCACACTCAAAAAATCAACTGGCATGTACATCTTAGAAGAGTCATATAGAAGAGTTGGCAACAGACAAATCCTTCCCCTTATTTCTTCACCTGTGTGTTGGCACAACTGAGGCCACAGATCTAGATTTGTCCCACAACAAATGCTGAACTGAGATGTTTGAGTTAGAACACTCCCTGCGCTTTACCACCTATGGCAATATCCCCCAGACCTATTCAGCCTACTTACAATCTGAATCAGTGTTATGTTACACTCTCTCTCTATTTGCTATGGAGAAAACTAAGGGTAAACAACCAACTTGTTTTGATGCCTAAAGTTAGGCAGACATTATGCATGTATCTATATTAGACATGCAAAAgaaggggtttggtttggttctaGAACTATATGCCCAGAGCGTATCTTTACTAGCAACGAAATATGTGCCAGATGCCCATCCCAGGCATGATCTGCATGGGTCGAGAGCTAACGGCTGGAAGAATCTCATGCCTACAAGTGGGGCATTTGAGATGTCACTTTGGTGCGCAGATTCAAACTGGGTTCCACCGGGAGGGAAAGTGCTCTGAGTGCACCATGTATGCCTTTCACCGTTCACTGCACAACTGCAAATACAGGCAAAAGACAATTTTGCAATGGTAAACTTCTCTAGCATACTGACTTGACAGTGCAGACACAATTTATGGGGATAGTGCATCCTGGATGCAACTAGAAGAGCAGTATCACATGTTCATTTTAGCTTAATACAGTACAAGGATTTATGACTTGAGTAGTTTTGAGACCACTTATTATTTTATCTGGGCCAGTAGAGCTGGGGAGCTCAAGGCACTGTTGCACTGGCAAAAACCAGAAGTTGCAACTTACTGTTTTTCAGACATTGTCAAGTAACAGTATAAATGCTGGAAGAAACATGTGTGCCCTTACTGTGGTTGATCCCATGTAGACCTGGCTGGCAGGAATGTAATGTGTTTGGTCTCTTCCATATGATGTATCAATCCTCCTTTAGACTGAAATTTCTCCTGGCAGTTGTAACAACGACAATGATGGATTTCTCTTCTGATGAAGTTCACTAGCTTTACTTGCTGATAAAAGTTCAGACCTGGGAGAGATGGTAGCGAACAAGCACTTGAGGAACATGAGATGTAATTTACAAATGGTTTCTTGGATTAAACGTAAAGATTGGTAAGGGTTTACTGAAGAACAGCACTGCCTGAATGCTGTAACTTAGCAAATTAACCGAACAAATGCTTTTTCCCAGCTGCAGGGGAACTAGCCCTTCTTTTAACGTAAAAATTGCAAACACCTTGCTTTCTCTGAGTTTacagcagaaagcaaatgttGGCCAAACACAGCTTTGAGCACAGCCTTCTAACTTGCAAGCAAGTCTTAACaggaataacaacaacaacaacagtaataacaacaaaaataataataataataataattattcttCCAGGGCTCCAGCAGACAGACCTGGGACTCACAGAGTGGGTATTTGTAGAAGCTACTCTGCAAAAGAATCCAatggctttaaagaaaatatcacaCATCCTTGGCACTAACAACAgttccagaaaaataaagtgttctTGGTGTTCTTTTGTAAGCTGGCAGAAGCAGTTTCCATAATGGAAAAGTTAAACgtccaaacaaaaatcaaattgaCACAGTTGTTTTCCACTATTTTTATGATGTGGTTTTCTCCACAGTAGTGGCAAATGCTGACAGTTACAGCATCTCTTACTCACCATGCTCTGACTTTATTTTAGGAAAGTCAAATCCATGTgatttctggagagaaaaaaaaaaggaaagaataaaatatcTTATTTCCACTACTTCTACGACTCCAAGTTAAAAACAGCTCAGCTTTTCATAGACTGACACAGACATATGCATATAGACATGCAAACGCTAATATATGAAACAAACGCCCAAAAGTTTTGTTTCGTCAGAAACTTTCATATTCTGTTAAACTGCAATGCTCCTGTTAAATAGTTtattaaaactgaaacacagatgcTAACAATCAAATGTATTAAATCATCAAGTCACTATAATATTAAAGATGCTACCTCTTTATTGTCTGTACCAGTCTGTACACTCCTAAGTAATAGCTAGTGATACTCTCAATGTAAAACTTGACTCCTCTGTATATTTTATAGAACAGATGCTGGAGATGCATGCAGTACTTTAGTTCTGCGCTAAAGAGGGCATTCTAATGCAGCAGCTGATTTGATCTTAACAAAGATACTACAATCTTACTTTTTAATTCTGAAGTGATGAAAGAACTGATATTTAAAACAAGTCTTACCTGCATGTGAAGATACAATTTTTCTGTGGTGTCTGCTTGTTGTTCACAGAACAGGCAAACTGCACACACAGGGTGCTCCTCCCAGTCAGACCAGTCTCTTATGATTAAGAGTCAAAAAGATTCATTTAAttgtggaaaagagaagagacatTTTGTGAAAGGGCACGTTAGATTATGTACTCACAGCACTAGAACTAAATCCAGAGAAACTGAATACTTTAAAAGGATGGAAGACAAAGTGTGGATTTATAGTTGGATATATGATTAGAACCTGGTTTACAGtctaaaaaaattacaagttcaAGAATAACTGAGCAGTTACTGTTGCGTAATTCCTGTGCAGACAGGCAGTAAGTCCTACTTGAATTTGCCTGCACTAACAAACAGGATCTTAACTTCAGTTTCTATCCAGTTTGGCAAGTCATCAAATATTGcgttcagtgtttatttttataaggtcttttaaaattcttttatacCTTTCAATCTTTCAATATACCAGCCAAAGACATAATCAGCAGGCAGAGTTCACTCTAAGTGTTATTTACTTATCAAATACTATTATTCCTGAAAGAGACACTAATTTACGCTACATTTAGACATGCACACAGAGAACACTTTACCAACACATCTATTTAGAACTGCAATACTGCTGAGAGATAGAAATATTACTGCAACCAACTATAATCAAATAAAATTAAGCTCAAGTCACAGACAGAACCAGGAAGGTCAGGGGCCCTGATACCCACAAATTACTTCCTGCTTATTCAATTCTCTACGACGAAGGAAGCCACCTCTGCAGTGATCTGAGGGCCTGGACCACAGAATAATGCAGAGGAGAGGTGGATGTTGCCCTTAGTCAGCACTGTTGAGAAGTTTCCTTCGAAATCCTGTTATCAGACTTTTCATACCATTTCTTTCTCATGCTGACATTTTTGATGCTTactcttgatttttaaatttgagCAAAACCCGTTCAACTGTTTTTTAgtacaaaagtgaaaaaaaaaaatcccgttcTGCCTACATCATTACAAACCCAAAAGGCTGTTGTTTGAGCtatatgcaaacaaaaaataGGCTTGTGGTTAAAATATGAAATTTACAGCCCTTGTTGTGGAGAAGTGTCTTTGATGAGAACAATTTGGAGTTGATTTGATTGGCTTAAATGAATTTTAACTGGGTACTAACTATACACAGCATCTTCCCTGTAACTACTTTCAACAATAATGGTCTTGCAAGTCTTTATAATGGGCACATAAGTAACTCTTACTCTTCTAGGTTATCTAGTAATTCCCGGTCGTCCTCTGACTGCACTTCCTCCCAGGACTTCCCAAattcctggggagaaaaaagaaaagaaaaaacatttcctgattCACATCACATTTTATATATCAACTGAATGAACATCTGGGAAGTCACAATCAACATCTTATTTTGGATGTCTTTGGTATTTCTGTGAGTTAAAGGTAGTCATACAACACTGCTTTAgtaataatctttaaaataacaatttgttttgtcttttaatggGGCATTCCCCACCCTACGTCTGAGAAGATGATTTGGCACAGAGCTCTCAAGAAGAGGATCCAAGCCCTGTGTAAAACTAGTGTTGCAACACTACCGATGTTCCCGAGGTGGGTATGTTATCACTGCCTCGAGTTTGCCATCACACTTGCTCAATCCAATCTGCCTACCTTGCTCTTTATGCAACATATGCTGCTTAAAAAATGCAGCTATCACACCTGAGACTTTAGTTGGCATAGCTACACCAGTCAGCGCTCGTACCTTGTACAAGGTTATGTCAGTAAAAACACGTGGTGTAAACCCAGCTAGAGAGTACTCCAGAAAGGCAGCATGAACCAGGGCATAGATCTCTGAGCTAGACTCCAGTTTCTCTTCCATCCTCTTCTCAGACGTGAATGTAAGCACATCTATTCATGGTGTTCTATTCTTCCTTTTACTTTTTGTGTTGTTTATTTGTATCTTAAAGACCTTCAGCACGAAGTATATCACAATACATTTGTGCAGCATTCAGCACAATGGCAAGCACTCTCAGCATGACTGTGATATAAATAACAGGCAATAAAAAGCTGAAGCACTCTATTGAAATACCAGCAGTGATCTTTagctaatgtttttctttcctctgattcgtcctgcctttaaaaataaaccagagcaaaCTAACCAGTaatcaaaatagtatttttgaacTCATacttttgattgctgtgaaggattCACAAAGATCATAGTTGATGATCTtgtctccattaaaaaaaaggcagctaaTAAAAAgatcattctttcatttatttcattcaaaTATTCCTTCTGATAAGTATATTTAACAACATCCTTAGTAAAAAGTGTTATTATTGCCTTTATGGTTGTTtcgaaaaagaaggaaaagatatcCATCATTTAACAATTTAATGAGAATTTTCAAAGCTGTTAAATGTTTATCAGGTAAATGATAAACAAATGTCTCTAGACAGCTCTAAACATAATGTCATCATATATTACAGAATGAAAATTCAGTAATTAATTCAGTGATGCTACATGGTAGTGTGTGTAAACTCTCTGAGTTACAGGGGAGACTCATTAATGTCACCATTACTGTGAGATAACATGAAGCCATTAACACCTCTCACCACATGTTCTCCCAGCTGCACACTAGTTTCCTATGGCTGCTAATGTTAACACCTTAATGAGAGGATAGTGGCTCACAACCACTGCAAAATGAAGATGGATGCTCACAATTTTTCCCCTTACCAGCTTGAAGTATATGTGCACAAAAGAGTATGTTCAAAACAGCAGCCAATATTAAGCTTCACCTTTTAATTAAAGGTGAAAGGGGAAAACCATGCACAAGCTTTGTTATCGTTGCTGTTTCTTTATGGCATTTCTGTGAAGAAGGCAGAGAAGGATCTTGTAAGAGGTCTCTGTTTCGCTCATCTATTTatattcagaggagaaaaaaaaggaaaaaggaaaaagctaatTGGGTCTTGTGTCACTGGAAAATTGCATGGTGAATGGATAACGAGGGACACTGTGATGAAAGTGCCAAAAGACTGAAGCTGAGCAATTGGGTGGGAAAGAGTTCTTCTAAACATTCTTTAAGCTCTCTCAGTtttgtcaatttttctttttttaaaaacactttttcaatTCTACAGCTTGATGGGCATCTGGCACCAAGGGTGCCTTTGTTAAGTATTCAACTTCCCTTGCTCTTTCATCCAAGATGCAAGAGCTCCCAGCCAATCATCTCTAGAGACTCCCAAGAAATTCTtaacaaaaccagggaaaaaCTAGACTTGACATTGTTAATAGTTCAAACAGTAGAAAACgcataattaaaaaaactgcAGACCTTGCTATATATCcaaggaaaacaaactttttaaaaaaaatactccctGTGTACCTCACAGAGAGGAGGATCCTACAGAAAAGTGAGGAGAGCACGCAAATGTGTGTGGTTTgatttcctcttccaaaatgaaGTCTAAATGCACAGAGATTAATTGACTCACAGACAATTTATCTTCTCAACTTGTGCACGGTTTTAAGGGTTCTACAGGGAGAAGGTCTGCATGCTTCACTGAGGCAACATACCCCAACTTGAAAAGAAGTGCTGAGATGGGAAAAACTAGAAACAGCAGCTGGTATCTCAAGCAGTTTTCCCAAAAGAGCAGTTACTGAACTACATGCAAATGTAGTTCCAGGCCTGTGAAGCTCAGAAACTCCAAACAGATGCTGCTTTCCCCTGCAAATTTCCTCTCAGCCTTCTTCTCACCTGCCTTACTCCAATTATCTGAATTGTTTTATATTGCTGCAGAACTTAGAGATGCTTTATCACATAGAAGAGATGGTCTTACCCCAACATTAGTTAACAGACATTGGATGAATTTTAATATGACATGTTCCCCCGCTTGGGGGATTTTATTACTTCTTGAACTATCACCAATTGATGAAGGGTTTTCCCTTtacaattttagaaaatgtaCCCTGCTTAAATCAAAATAGGCTAAATATAAATAGTAACCCCCATAACaaaacacccccccagcccccaacaGATAATAACGATGATTTAGGGCTTGGCAATAAGGAGAAAACATCCTTTTATCTTTGAGGAAAAGTAAAGGCTTTACGAAACGAGTTTTCTAGTAAGTAACAGGTACCATTTTCAGCTGTCTAGCTTAGTCATAAGCACATTCATTATAGTGATGTTACATTACTACAGATATGTGCCATTAgtcaatttgaaaataaacatctgTGCTTACTACAAAGCATATTCTATACTTAAAGTGCTACTGGTAACAATCAGGTGAACACAGAAAGGCCCTGTCAGTCTGGACCCACCTCTGTTCCTTGGGCTGGGAATAAGAGAGTTTTAATACTGTCTTCTGCTCTTTTATTGCCTCCAGCAGGCACCACAGACTAAAAAGTTCTTCCCCCCCATTTTTACTTGACTCTTTGTGCAAGATGAGTCATGGGGCCACAGGCTaacacaggcacagaaacaagaaaattag
This genomic interval from Calonectris borealis chromosome 1, bCalBor7.hap1.2, whole genome shotgun sequence contains the following:
- the ZNF277 gene encoding zinc finger protein 277 isoform X2, which encodes MIIEHKLVIADVKLVADFRRYILYWKKRFAEQPITDFCSVIRTNSEAPVEEQDNYFLLCDVLPEDRLLREQLQQKRLREILEQQQRERYDISFHSMCMFCDQEFTGNRSVLLNHMAREHSFNIGLPDNIVNCYEFLAVLQEKLDNLQCLYCEKVFRDKNTLKDHMRKKQHRRINAKNKEYDKFYIINYLEFGKSWEEVQSEDDRELLDNLEEDWSDWEEHPVCAVCLFCEQQADTTEKLYLHMQKSHGFDFPKIKSEHGLNFYQQVKLVNFIRREIHHCRCYNCQEKFQSKGGLIHHMEETKHITFLPARSTWDQPQYYFPTYENDTLLCTLSDSEDLVTEDQSEDIPVVSEDIANLKALKQSSVLNQLLYEEKKSQENF